The genomic interval TCGGCACACCTGTTATTACAGAGCATCACATATACAATTAACCCAAGATAACTGTAGAAATTAGAAAGTGAATGGGGTTTATCAATGGTTCCTGTGATATCAAGGCAAGACAAGAATACAGTTGTTTGACAGAACATGGTTTGTtatttaagaaaagcaaagaagtagAAATACTTTTTAGTTAATTTTGCTAATGCAAAACTAGAGGATTCTACACAAAGTGTAACTATAACACTATGATTTGCTTGGCTACATCTGCAAGTAATGGACATGAGGTGAAAATATGAACCAACATGGAATGAAAATGCCATAATCTCACAGTCAACTCCTGATCATCCACACTAATGAGAAAAGAGGTTATCTTAAGTAATTTGGAACAATGGACAGAAAGTTCTCAAATTACTGTTACTTTTCCCATCTTAATGTAGTCTGTCCTCTAAAGGTTTGGACTCTGATGTTTTGGGGTCCAAAAATGGGCCATCAATACAACAGACCATCTCCAAAGTAAACAATCCATCCACAGATAACTGAGTTGATGTGACTGACACATATTCCAATCAATAAATTGCACATGGACACTACATGCCAAGCATGCTTCAGAGTAATTTCTGAAACTATAAGAATGAGAGAAGATGACTGAGACTTCCCTAGCAAGAGCAAAACATGCTAATGTTAGTCAAGAGAACGAGTAGCTTACCTCCTGCAGTAGATCAGCCTGCTCAATTGCTTTAAGGACATTTTTCTTGGATGTTTCCTGAACTTCCCCTCCCAAAAGAAACTCatccaaaataaaataagcctTCTCAAAATTAAAGATGATATCAAGTTCAcacacctgaaaagaaaaaaaaaattaaagctgaaGAAAGCAAAAGATCATCAAGTAGTCAGTACAATCTGACCAGAGTGAATCAATCTTAATTCTTCTAAAAATGGTAACCTTGCTAACTAACCATCATTGTTTTAGTCAGCTTAATTTTCAAATCTCAAGTACTTGAAAACACAATGCCTACAAGCTAAAAAAGACCATACACCTTGCAAACTCCTAACATGGGCAACTGAATAATTTTCTACTCACAAAAACTAATCTTTTGAAATACATATTCCTGGGTAATGTGATTATAATTGCTAATcaaatctaaattctatactaAGCACTTAGAGTATATTTATCTTTGCAGTTGGGCTACTTCTATTTCACTACTTTAAACCTCATTCTCACCAGCGTAATTAAATGAGTAGGTCTGTAGGGTCAAGCAATTCTGGCAGTTAACTGACTAGGCACACTAAGAAATAAAGtcattccttccctctcccacctttcTTTCAAATAGTCAGAATCCCCAAAACAATCAAATCAAATAATAAATTTGTTACAGaaagggttttaaaaaaaaatactacagcaTTCAATTTACTAAAACAAAATACTACTCACACTGCCAAAATACTTGTCAAGTAATTCCACATAACGATGAATTATTTCCAGGGTAATTAGTTCATTGTCCTGATCCTCAATAGCACAGCAAAAATACAGACTGGCATATCTGTAACAAAAAACAACGTGGAAAAAAGTTTACCCTATAATCatgttttctaaatatattttcatatcctACTGTGTAAGACCCCATGCTTACacaatttatttcctctttttacaACAGTAGATTATTTTTCTCCTAGACTATAGAAGtaataaatgcataaaaaagaaattttgaaaagtacaggcaagcaaaaaagataaaaagtaaccacatcatccagaaagagtaacttactttgttcttcttcctttCTGGCTCCTTTCTATGATGAATATTCTAACGCATAGCTGACCTAAATTGTTcttaagtttacttaaaatgcACTGTGTGACTAATTCAAACTACaaataaacaggaaagaaaataaactctCCACCTGAAGGACTTATTGAAGACACTGTAAACGTGAAGTTAATGTTCTGAAaagttttattgaagtgcagtatACACAAAGAGAAGAACACAAGTCAAATGTACAGCTCAATGACTTTTCAAAGTGAACCCACCTGTGTACCAACACCTGGATCAAGAAACAGAATTGTTACTGAACCCCTGAAGCCCCTCCCCTAACCTCTCCAGGTCACAACCTCCCACCCCAAGCGTAACTACTATCTTGACTTCTAACAgcatagaattatttttaaaaaaaggtttacaGGATTGTGGAATAAACCCCAAGAGAAAAAACAGCAGTTCCAAGTTATCACAGAAGTTAGAGAAAAgacaggggaaactgagacttgaGTCCTCAAATTTTCCAAATACTACTCTGTTAAAGTTTATTTTCCCTTGAAGAAGGAATAAAGTTGGAAAACTCATATTCTCCTCCAAATTAGGATTCTAGCACATGGGACTCGGTTATACTTGATCCAAGGAAGCCTAAATTTATTAACATACAATCTTGAGGAATAAGGGACATGACCTAATCAAATCCTTGGAGGAGGATTAAGAGTATTTTCAAAAGGTTTAAATGTATTTAAGgcttttgaaaagaaacaaaaaacctaaaacaCTGCAAACAAGTCTCAGTTGCCATTGTAATTTTCACTGAGGAGCATTTAAGTGATTTTCAGAAAACACAATGGGCAATTACCACTAGCAGCATTAACGCAAAATAATATGCTAACACAGACACAATCCCAGTTTTGAAATTCAATGAATTCTGGCTCTTCAGTATCAGAATAACTAGTATTTTCATAACTCTATTAATTTCAACATTATCAAAAACATTTCATCTTATTTGATCTTTCCAACAGTAAGCACTACCCATCATCCTTGATtatggaagagggaaaaaaaaaaaaaggcccatgAGTACAGAGCCTGCCAAGTGGTTATACTGGGACAAGAAATCTGATCTTCGGACCTTAACTCCAGGCCTTTTTCCACCCTACCATTCCAACTTCCTTATCACACACATAAACTTTTGCCATGTCCATTCTACCTGACTTCTACATTCAGTAAGTTATTTTAAATGGTGGGTCTCCCTCAGTCTTAGAGAGAAGGTGTTCAAACGTGTTCATTTATTATCATGAAGGACATAACAGGGCATCATCTCCAACTTTATTAACAAAGTGCTTCCTCTCTTTCCCAGCACTACCCTATGTTTTGTTTATGGCTCTAAAAGGCAATGGGATATTCCAACTCTCCATCTTCCCTAACCCATGCTCCTCAAATAAGACTTTTAAATTTGGGGAAGCTGATACAAATGACTCATAAATTATCTGAATTAAGAAAACTAAAGTTTAAAGGGACTGACAttaaaaaatggtaaataaaaaccaaatatgACCAGCTGACATGAACTGAGTGCTAAATAATCTAATTAGAAAGAATTTACTAATAGTCTGTGTCAGGTAAAATTCCTTTTACTGTTAATTTCAAGATTTCTTCAATGCTACTGTTAAGCAATCTAATACTTGCACCAAGCTCGCTCCTTCTTTACAGTACTGTCTCTTTACTTACAAATGAACAACACTTAAACGCTAGTCAAAGGTCCTAGATTGTATGAATCTTTCAGAAACATTAATTTAAATATCATCGGTACTGATGTGTCTAAGCACCAAccgtaatattttaaaaaccctgcAACACTATCTAAATGtttgctttcacttagaatggaaAAAACTATCAAATTAAATGAAACCTTCATTGTAGGTGAACATCAAGTTATCAGTATTATAAGAAAGCACCTCTTTCTAGAAAGCTtaaggaagaaacagaagcagGTAACATTGAGTCCCCTCCCTGAGTAAGGCATTAAATGTTAGCTAAGGTCTTGGcataatttaccattttaaattcttataaaaACCCTTCC from Vicugna pacos chromosome X, VicPac4, whole genome shotgun sequence carries:
- the AP1S2 gene encoding AP-1 complex subunit sigma-2 isoform X3, producing the protein MQFMLLFSRQGKLRLQKWYVPLSDKEKKKITRELVQTVLARKPKMCSFLEWRDLKIVYKRYASLYFCCAIEDQDNELITLEIIHRYVELLDKYFGSVCELDIIFNFEKAYFILDEFLLGGEVQETSKKNVLKAIEQADLLQEPRHEYFNVPVY
- the AP1S2 gene encoding AP-1 complex subunit sigma-2 isoform X2 encodes the protein MQFMLLFSRQGKLRLQKWYVPLSDKEKKKITRELVQTVLARKPKMCSFLEWRDLKIVYKRYASLYFCCAIEDQDNELITLEIIHRYVELLDKYFGSVCELDIIFNFEKAYFILDEFLLGGEVQETSKKNVLKAIEQADLLQEEAETPRSVLEEIGLT
- the AP1S2 gene encoding AP-1 complex subunit sigma-2 isoform X1, whose translation is MQFMLLFSRQGKLRLQKWYVPLSDKEKKKITRELVQTVLARKPKMCSFLEWRDLKIVYKRYASLYFCCAIEDQDNELITLEIIHRYVELLDKYFGSVCELDIIFNFEKAYFILDEFLLGGEVQETSKKNVLKAIEQADLLQEKTEAMYHNKSFIGSKKAY